The proteins below come from a single Pseudarthrobacter sp. SSS035 genomic window:
- a CDS encoding nucleoside deaminase, whose translation MTQASDNHEATRYLEQAIELAIRNVSDGGGPFGALVVTPDGRVHEGINRVTRDNDPTAHAEVVAIRAAAAAGATFDLSGAVLYTSCEPCPLCLSAALWARIDRVYFAADRHGAAAAGFDDAVFYEYFNGTRPELLPVAQTAIPASDAPFDAWRRNTKRKDY comes from the coding sequence ATGACGCAGGCGAGCGACAACCACGAGGCCACCCGATACCTGGAACAGGCCATTGAGCTGGCTATCCGGAACGTCTCCGACGGTGGCGGCCCGTTCGGTGCGCTGGTAGTGACCCCGGATGGGCGGGTCCATGAAGGCATCAATCGGGTCACCCGGGACAACGACCCCACCGCGCATGCCGAAGTGGTGGCAATCCGCGCTGCGGCAGCCGCAGGCGCTACGTTCGACCTGAGCGGCGCCGTGCTCTACACCAGCTGCGAGCCGTGCCCGCTGTGCCTGTCAGCCGCGCTGTGGGCGCGGATTGATCGCGTCTATTTTGCGGCCGACCGCCATGGTGCAGCCGCGGCCGGTTTCGACGACGCCGTGTTCTACGAGTATTTCAACGGCACGCGTCCGGAACTTCTGCCGGTCGCCCAAACCGCCATTCCGGCGTCGGACGCTCCGTTTGACGCGTGGCGCCGCAACACGAAACGCAAGGATTACTAA
- a CDS encoding ScyD/ScyE family protein — protein MKKKFSLVACLAAAALVIPIGPAAAGSSSPEPKILADGLVTPLSLAVGRDDSFLVTQNFVGRLDRVNDDGQLANVYTKADWDVGGVETRHGTTYFVESMGGGGGKPDALEGYLKSIDWSGDVETIADLASFERTHNPDGDQEYGFGSDVSAECLQQWPAFPPARYTGAVDSHPYATAVKGSTVYVADAGMNAILKVDADSGDVSTFAVLPPRPAVVPAGTRIPIDMAGGTVEVPACVVGHEYAFEPVPTDVEIGPDGWLYVSSLPGGPEDPSLGARGAVFRINPWTGHTRLWADDILSPTGIAVSEHGDVYAASMFGNEIVKIDAWTREASQFLAVDGPAAVELSGETLYATAGFSFGQPTGTVLEAHIR, from the coding sequence ATGAAGAAAAAGTTTTCCTTGGTCGCGTGCCTTGCTGCAGCGGCGTTAGTCATTCCGATCGGGCCGGCCGCGGCTGGCTCTTCATCGCCAGAGCCGAAGATCCTGGCCGACGGGCTAGTCACACCCTTGAGCCTCGCCGTCGGCAGAGACGACTCTTTCCTGGTCACCCAGAATTTTGTGGGCCGGCTTGACCGCGTGAACGATGACGGCCAACTCGCCAACGTCTACACCAAGGCGGATTGGGACGTTGGCGGTGTCGAAACCAGACACGGGACGACCTACTTCGTGGAGAGCATGGGCGGCGGCGGAGGCAAACCTGATGCGCTTGAGGGCTACCTGAAGTCCATCGACTGGTCGGGTGACGTGGAGACCATCGCCGACCTCGCGAGCTTTGAACGCACCCACAATCCGGACGGCGACCAGGAGTATGGATTCGGTTCCGATGTCTCAGCTGAGTGCCTTCAGCAATGGCCTGCATTCCCACCCGCCCGGTACACGGGGGCAGTGGATTCCCATCCCTATGCCACCGCCGTCAAGGGGTCCACTGTGTACGTTGCTGACGCCGGCATGAATGCCATCCTCAAAGTCGATGCTGATTCCGGTGACGTCTCGACTTTCGCTGTCTTGCCGCCACGACCTGCCGTCGTCCCTGCCGGCACTAGGATCCCCATAGATATGGCGGGTGGAACAGTCGAAGTCCCTGCATGTGTTGTGGGCCACGAATACGCGTTTGAACCCGTGCCAACGGACGTGGAGATTGGCCCCGACGGCTGGCTGTATGTCTCCTCGCTCCCAGGCGGTCCTGAGGATCCGTCCCTGGGCGCCCGCGGCGCAGTCTTCCGAATCAACCCGTGGACCGGACACACACGCCTGTGGGCAGATGACATCCTGAGCCCCACCGGCATCGCGGTATCCGAACATGGAGACGTCTACGCAGCCTCGATGTTCGGCAACGAAATTGTGAAGATCGACGCCTGGACCCGTGAGGCTTCACAGTTCCTGGCTGTCGATGGACCCGCGGCCGTCGAACTGAGCGGGGAAACCCTCTACGCCACGGCCGGCTTCAGCTTCGGGCAACCGACTGGAACCGTGCTGGAGGCCCACATCAGGTAG
- the rbfA gene encoding 30S ribosome-binding factor RbfA, with translation MADPARAAKLAQRIKVVVAEALGRKVKDPRLEGITVTDARVTNDLQHATIYYTVFGDQAVQADAAKGLEKAKGVLRQEVGRNVTVRLTPTLEFVADQIPVVASNLEDLLRAAKKRDAEVAALAENAKHAGDADPYKSDIPADVEIDEDDFDEEDIDLTDDEDLDEDANK, from the coding sequence ATGGCTGATCCCGCACGGGCTGCCAAGTTGGCGCAGCGGATTAAGGTTGTTGTTGCTGAGGCTTTGGGCCGGAAGGTTAAGGATCCCCGGCTGGAGGGCATTACTGTTACCGATGCCCGGGTGACCAATGATCTGCAGCATGCCACGATCTACTACACCGTTTTCGGCGACCAGGCTGTGCAGGCGGATGCTGCCAAGGGCCTGGAGAAGGCCAAGGGCGTGCTCCGCCAGGAAGTGGGGCGCAACGTTACTGTTCGCCTGACGCCGACGCTGGAATTTGTTGCGGACCAGATCCCCGTCGTTGCCTCGAACCTGGAGGACCTGCTCCGGGCCGCCAAGAAGCGCGACGCCGAGGTGGCTGCGCTGGCCGAAAACGCCAAGCACGCCGGCGACGCCGATCCGTACAAGAGCGACATTCCCGCCGATGTGGAGATCGACGAGGACGACTTCGACGAAGAGGATATTGACCTCACCGACGACGAAGACCTCGACGAAGACGCCAACAAATAG